The region ACCCACTTCACTGAAATTTTATATATCTAACACAAGATTTTTGATGGATTCCAATGATCCAAGTTACAAAGCAAATTGAGTTTTCCATTATGGTTCAGCAAACCTATTCTCCCCGAAATAGATTCAAGACGTTTCAGGGTTACGTTTTTGTCATTGCAGTTTGTGGCACAGTTGATGCCCGGAAAGTTTGTCATGGAGGGCGTGATGGTAGTGAAGACtggaaaaactaaatccaaaacgcaAAGTCCTTAAAAAGGCAAGAAACCAAAGCAACGACAAACTAAAAACCAAgacaaaaggacaaaataacTTGTCAGCAACAACAATTCGACAAAGTCTGACCGAAGCCAGGGAATTAAATCCAAGCAGGCTGACGAgagaacacctggacaagacgcaAAGAACGCGTTTATACGAAAGCTTCCTTGACTCTGAACTGTCTCTTAGGGAACAACAAGTGGGGGCGGGGCTCGGTGACGACATCACGTAAATAACACAACAGTAATAttatttggggcggcccgggagtccagtggttagcacgtcggcttcacagtgcagaggtaccgggttcaattccagctccagactccctgtgtggagtttgcatgttctccccgggcctgcgtgggttttctccgggtgctccggtttcctcccacattccaaaaatatgcatggcaggctgattgaacactctaaattgtccctaggtgtgagtgtgagtgtgtatggttgttcgtctatgtgtgccctgcgattggctggcaaccgattcagggtgtctcccgcctactgcccggagacggctgggatgggctccagcaccccccgcgaccctagtgaggatcaagcggtacggtagatgaatgaatgaatgaataatattattTGTGAACCGTCTCCTTAGTGGGAGCTTGGAGCGTCCTGTGCGCTGGCCACTACAACAGCAGAGTGAGGAGCTGCGACATGCACGGCTGTGGAACTTTCAACTCCAGGGGGTGATTTGCTTAACTGTCATTTTGAAACtcaaaagggatttttttttttttttgctgaatttcGAGAGTGATCAACTCTCTGAAACTATCCTGAGGCGCCTCTCGCTCAATCTGTCATCTGAGAGTTACGAGGTACTTTATCAGGACAAGAGCGCCATATCGCAGAAACTGAAAAGCAATTGCCATGTACCTTTGGACGGACACTGTATCATAATGGATAAGTGGCCCGTCTCCAAGGTCTCTCCGTCAGTGAGTTTCGAGTTACCTCGCACATAAAACGTGAAGTTGCAAAATTCATCAAATAGAATAAAACTTTGAACCTGACAATCCATTTGGGGGCTGCTTAACAACACAAAGTACTTTTATGTCATGTCACGCAATTCCACGTTAGGCCTTCTCTGACAATACTCAAGtggaactcttttttttaagatatgaTTTGTGATTGTCCCTTCAAGATAAACTCATgtcagtggtttttttttcctccttcctctCATAGAGGCCTAAATAGGACAGTGGACTTGGTGTGTGCCGATTACGCTGCAATCAGCGCTTCATTCTCAGGCTCTTTGGCCGGTCCAGTGAGTCAGAAAGATGCAGCTGGTTTCCAGTACGATGGTGTCAAACTCGTCAATGATGGTAGGATTGCCTAAaaactgatcttttttttatttcaaagtatGAGGAAAGGTTGTGGAGCTACGTTTGGCATCAAATGTGGACGTTTCAAAGGGTCAATGGGATTTTCTATTCAGTTGCGCGTTCACacccatggacaatttagagcctcgTATCTTtggggaatgtggaaggaagccaACACGTGCATCGAGCAAACATACAAACTCGGCCTGAGTCTAGTAGTCACTGTACTCCTGACAATCATACAATTTCCGTATTTAGGATGGTACTCAGTAGCTACACGGCATGCCTCCACCAAtgcttcaaaatgaaaaatgaattctcctgatttttttttttattgaataattAACCAACAAAGTGGCTGCCACACAATTTTTATGTTTTCTTGCAGCTCTCTCAGATGGATTTGGTGGGTAATTGCCCGATTTGGACACAATAGTGAACCGCAACGTTGAAAATAAGTTGGCAAAAAGTATATACATATACCCTGTCATCTTTAAGTAACTCCCAgtaatctgtcttttttttttttgaggactaAAAGGACAAAAGTGCCGCTCTGGTATTATGGCGAAACCGTGGGAAGGGGGTTTAGAGATTAAAGAGATTATATTAAGATTCCACTAAACTCTCGTTTGCCTTTAACACCGAGGACCCCCTTTTCATACAAATAAATCTACATCAAAGGCCAAATGATGACCCCGGTGAGGAGCACTCGCTGAgatgcacattcacacacacacacaagcaaacacGCGGCTGCATGTTTCCGTGAACGTATCTCGCTAGCACATCATTAGTGCCGTGGGCCCCTAATTGTGCAGCATTAACACAAAAGTCTGGACGTGCACTCAGCTCCTTTCATCTACGACTAAAGTGAAGACATGATTAAACATCACAGGGACGCATTACCTTGCCCTGACACATGCATTAATGCTGAAACTCATCATTAGCGGGCGCAGGTGATCGGGTTGAGTTTGCTCCTGGGATGTTTGGTTTTCGAATGCCATTTAGGAAGATAGCGGTCCTGGCGTTCAGTAAGTAGTACGATTatgagaatgaaaatgaaaagagtCACTACAATATCATCCTCCGACAGGTTTAGTATTGTAttagaggggtggggtgggggtgtgggggagggtGAGTATTAATCACTTGATATACAAGTCACTCTTTCGGCTTATTCAAATAAATTCAAGggtctgtttattttttttctctctcccaccCAGAGCACTGTGTAAAGATCTTTAACATTCGACCTTACCGTTACACTGGCAAGGTGTCTGTGGGGGAGCCAATGGGTTACGTGCTGCCCTTGCAGGAGCACTTTGCCGGCATCACCTCGCACCTGAAGCTCCAGATGTGTGACGGCACTGACCCTTCACCCTTCATCTGAATGTCCGCGGTGACATTTTTCCCTCATGCAATTTCCGAatatgtatacatacagtatagaaTACAAGAGCAGCATCAAATAAACCACCTGTACAGTTTttaattttgattgacattgtcaGAGGGGTAGTTTTGTAGATAAATGTTTATTGTTGTGGTTGATGTTTGCCAAGCTTTcaaataactaaaataaaaaatattgagaAAGAATTACTTACTGTACATgataaaacaaaaactctcaACGCAACGCTGTCCCATAACAATCTACAATTAACAATAGTACATTAAAAGAACTGTCAGATTTCTACCGAAGCTAATTGACTGATCATTGTGAAAGCAGAATatttgatacagctcttgtaCCAAGTGTCATTAAACTGTCTCTGCTAGTAGTTAAAATGTTGTGGCCAGTAGTAcctttatatttttcaattataTCAATCTCcagctgtttattttattttattttattttattttagttaaaTTTACAGAATGTATATGACTAGTCTTGCATGTACTTTTCCTGTGCTACAAGTGAATAGACCATTACTGTTCGTGTGACAATATgctgtgtgactttttttcaagCCAAACAGAAATAAACGTTTTATTTCGTCATTTgtatcatttaattatttccaTATAATGTCATATCTGAGAGTTAAACTAGAATTTTCACTTAGATAAAACGATTCAATTTTCTAGAATTGGAGCCGATCCTAATCTTGGGTGAGAGGTCAGGTACACCCGATCTAGACTAACTGGAGATTCCACACCAACACTGCTGACATTCtaactttttaaaattgaaattagAATTCAAAATCAGATATATTTAATGTCTTACAAACATGTACTTACTCTTCTATCTGAATCACTATTCCATGTTATCAATATCTTGTACTAAATATTGTCGTGTTTAACATCAtgcacgttaaaaaaaacatctttttttcactAGTTCTGATTTTCTTTGCAGCCACGAACACGTCATCAGTGCAATTAGATGAAGTGCCACATGTACAGTCAAAATGTGATGAACACAAACTGCCGACAGATGGTGCTGTTGTACAAGTCATCAAATCCAAAGTCAGCGTAAGTAATCGATCTACCACATAAATCACTCGTCATCACTCAAATGAAACATGAAGATAGATCGATAGACGGATAGATAATATAGATAGGAAATACGTTGCAAACATAAGACGTGACGTCATTAGTGGTTTCTAATTTTTTCCGATACCCAAAAAGCGCACCACCGAGGTATCACCCTGTTCCTGTCCAGTCTGCCGCGGGGGAGGTTCGGTTGTgaagctttttttctctctccttgtTTTAGTGGACCGTCCCACTTTAAGCCAAAGTGGgcgagctgggataggctgggaGTGTGCTTGGCGGCCGagcaagagagaaagaaagacagaaaaggaAAGGAGCTAACTAGGAAGTCTGCAACTTCTCCCGGGCAGCGTGACGTGGGACTGGAAATAGGACAATTtaccggaggaaaaaaaaaagactatttggAGGTGCACATCTGGGAGACGCGGAT is a window of Hippocampus zosterae strain Florida chromosome 16, ASM2543408v3, whole genome shotgun sequence DNA encoding:
- the LOC127588233 gene encoding myeloid protein 1-like, with the protein product MLLGFHLTGTTLLICYVLLSYASEHEKRKGIINQSLSKNADGAISVMRNDAKADDGKPGAVARRRKVKKAGSRRTNDTRCTRLGGICQPNRFVCQGRYLTDKCSGPKTQLCCMPVGAWSVLCAGHYNSRVRSCDMHGCGTFNSRGGLNRTVDLVCADYAAISASFSGSLAGPVSQKDAAGFQYDGVKLVNDEHCVKIFNIRPYRYTGKVSVGEPMGYVLPLQEHFAGITSHLKLQMCDGTDPSPFI